One Bacteriovorax sp. PP10 DNA window includes the following coding sequences:
- a CDS encoding matrixin family metalloprotease, whose amino-acid sequence MRTLFSLFILLLSFKANAFTLNNTAKLVFTEDEVKVNVASGCTNIGITDAELLELVGKAVDNFWNKSPTSRLKLRKGSVINVDARFHSDSICTASTNCDPNPVLAVDSDILISCNLNATNFPSSSILGITIPNNIAGTRIVGSLVLINDKADTQFDTKSDDAKVAILAHEIGHAFGLGHSPVQDSLMYYATVSQRKALGRDDIDGISYLYPKQQPISGCGTVDMSGGKNGSWPGLFIGFSIIGLAEIYRKRKGSKQIQA is encoded by the coding sequence ATGAGAACACTTTTTTCGCTCTTCATTCTACTTCTATCTTTTAAAGCGAATGCTTTCACATTAAACAATACTGCAAAGCTGGTCTTCACTGAAGATGAAGTGAAAGTTAACGTGGCCAGTGGATGTACTAACATTGGAATCACTGATGCTGAGTTGTTAGAGCTTGTCGGTAAGGCCGTTGATAATTTCTGGAATAAATCTCCAACCAGTCGATTGAAACTTAGAAAAGGAAGTGTCATTAACGTCGATGCCCGTTTTCACTCTGATTCTATTTGTACTGCTTCAACAAACTGTGACCCGAATCCGGTTCTTGCTGTTGATAGTGATATTCTCATTTCTTGTAACCTGAATGCCACAAACTTTCCGTCATCATCAATTCTAGGAATTACAATTCCAAATAATATCGCTGGAACGAGAATTGTTGGGTCTTTAGTTTTAATTAACGATAAAGCTGACACACAATTTGACACCAAATCTGATGATGCAAAAGTTGCGATTCTTGCTCATGAGATCGGCCATGCATTTGGACTTGGACACTCGCCTGTGCAGGATTCATTAATGTACTATGCGACAGTGTCTCAAAGAAAGGCCTTAGGCCGTGATGATATTGATGGGATCAGTTATCTGTATCCGAAGCAACAACCTATAAGTGGTTGTGGAACGGTTGATATGTCCGGTGGTAAAAACGGATCTTGGCCGGGGTTATTCATTGGATTTTCGATTATTGGACTGGCCGAAATTTATCGAAAAAGAAAAGGATCAAAACAAATTCAAGCATAA
- a CDS encoding M24 family metallopeptidase, producing MAKTGFISKEQLKSNINALKSFMKSKKLDSFYISSADIFLNEYVPLEDCHRYYVSGFTGSTAELIVPVEGKAILFVDGRYYEQADLEIDPSLVHVFKVPYGTGLRQAMREVITAKNFKHMGVEGDRIELSLYNDFGTMLKILPFNNSELSKVLEFKTLSVEKKLHEIPLSLVGESTKSKLARIVKPGEAFFVSALDSIAWLTNMRRYEMPNQSTFRAKALLINERVYLLMENVEGDIKNESVEINVGKFSELEKFLNLISEYEQEWLSKAGVKAPKIEKVFYSSNSTNAADFLKLGAHFGEEKLVNKPEGLVPFHSLKNKAELEAMLDSFNNGDKAIFETISWVKESVKNGVKFSELDFYNKTNEFYQKNGALEQSFNTISAIGANASIMHFSSPSADVMCEPDQLLLLDSGGYFESGYATDTTRSFLSGGTANARQKEMYTLVLKSILAVQNAVFPDGSWGSVVDGVARQPIFKAGFNYNHGTGHGVGINVHEGGFRLSTTSNIPLRENVVGSIEPGIYIPGFGGVRLENVAVVERHPEHKSMLHFRTMVYIGFDHDMINFDMLSEEEENWLENYEQECAKRGRSFKYTKK from the coding sequence ATGGCAAAAACAGGATTCATCTCGAAAGAGCAATTAAAATCAAACATTAACGCTTTGAAATCATTCATGAAATCAAAGAAGCTTGATAGCTTCTATATCTCTAGCGCGGACATTTTTCTTAATGAATATGTACCTCTGGAAGACTGCCACCGTTATTACGTATCAGGTTTCACGGGGTCTACAGCTGAGTTAATTGTTCCAGTTGAAGGCAAAGCGATCCTATTCGTTGATGGCCGTTATTATGAACAAGCTGATCTTGAAATTGATCCATCACTAGTGCATGTTTTTAAAGTTCCTTATGGAACTGGATTAAGACAAGCAATGAGAGAAGTGATCACGGCGAAAAACTTCAAGCACATGGGTGTTGAAGGGGATCGTATTGAACTTTCTTTATATAATGACTTCGGAACAATGTTAAAAATTCTTCCATTCAACAACTCTGAGCTTTCAAAAGTGTTAGAGTTTAAAACGTTAAGTGTTGAAAAGAAACTTCATGAAATTCCATTGTCGCTTGTTGGTGAATCAACAAAAAGCAAACTTGCTCGCATTGTAAAACCAGGTGAAGCTTTTTTCGTAAGCGCACTTGACTCGATCGCGTGGCTTACAAACATGCGCCGTTATGAAATGCCTAATCAATCAACATTCAGAGCAAAAGCGCTACTTATAAATGAGCGCGTTTATTTACTAATGGAAAATGTTGAAGGCGATATTAAGAATGAATCAGTTGAAATTAATGTCGGGAAATTTTCTGAACTGGAAAAATTCTTAAACCTGATAAGTGAATATGAACAAGAATGGTTAAGTAAAGCAGGAGTTAAAGCTCCTAAAATTGAAAAAGTTTTCTATTCATCAAATTCAACAAACGCAGCAGACTTTTTAAAACTGGGCGCTCATTTTGGTGAAGAAAAGTTAGTTAACAAACCAGAAGGTCTTGTTCCATTCCATTCTTTAAAAAACAAAGCAGAGCTAGAAGCAATGCTTGATTCATTTAACAATGGGGACAAGGCGATTTTCGAAACCATTTCATGGGTAAAAGAAAGTGTAAAAAATGGTGTGAAGTTTTCAGAACTTGATTTCTATAACAAGACAAATGAGTTTTACCAAAAGAACGGTGCCCTTGAGCAAAGTTTCAATACAATCTCAGCGATCGGTGCTAACGCATCTATCATGCACTTTAGTAGCCCAAGTGCAGACGTTATGTGTGAACCTGACCAGCTACTTCTTCTTGATTCAGGTGGATACTTTGAATCAGGATACGCAACAGATACGACTAGATCATTCTTAAGTGGCGGAACTGCAAATGCTCGTCAGAAAGAAATGTATACATTGGTATTGAAATCTATCCTTGCTGTTCAAAACGCTGTGTTCCCTGATGGGTCATGGGGATCAGTAGTTGATGGTGTGGCAAGACAACCCATCTTCAAAGCAGGATTCAACTACAATCACGGTACAGGCCATGGTGTTGGGATTAACGTTCACGAAGGTGGATTCCGTTTATCAACAACATCGAACATTCCATTGAGAGAAAATGTCGTAGGGTCTATTGAGCCAGGAATTTACATTCCAGGTTTCGGTGGAGTTCGTTTAGAAAACGTTGCCGTTGTTGAACGTCACCCTGAGCATAAGAGCATGCTTCACTTTAGAACGATGGTGTATATTGGGTTTGATCACGATATGATTAACTTTGATATGTTAAGTGAAGAAGAGGAAAACTGGCTTGAGAATTACGAGCAGGAATGTGCTAAACGTGGAAGAAGTTTCAAATACACTAAAAAATAA